Sequence from the Leptospira dzoumogneensis genome:
TTGTATACTTACCTCCAGAATCGCCGCTCGTTCTATTATAAAACCATAAATAACAGGGATCATCATGAAAAAGACCGGAGCAGAGTTGATCGTATACGCCTTGGAGCAGATCGGAGTGAAATTTACTTTCGGGATACCCGGCGTTCATAATACGGAATTGTACGACCAATTGAATATATCTAAGAGCATTACCCCTTATCTAGTAACCCATGAATGTGGAGCTGCGTTTATGGCGGATGCAATTAGTCGGACTTCCGAGTCTATCGGAACGCTCGTGATCGTTCCTGCGGCGGGAGCGACTCATGCATTAAGCGGAATTGGAGAGGCATACTTGGATGGAATTCCTATGCTTATTATCTCGGGCGGGGTGAGAACAGATTCCGGAAAAAAATTCCAGTTACATCAAATTGATCAGTCGGGTTTTCTAAAAGGGATCACTAAAAAATTCTTCCGGGTAGAAACTCATGAAGAAATTATCCCGATCATATTCGAGGCCTACGAGGTGGCAACGGAGGACGAGGCAGGGCCGGTTTTTATAGAAATTCCGGTAAACATACAATTATTTTCGGGAAAAGTATCTTATATTCCAAAGTTCACACCTGAAAGGAATGTATGGAAGATAAACGAAGCAGCGTTAGAACAAGCATGTGATCTTTTGAAAAACTCATCTCATCCGGGAATTTTTGCAGGCTGGGGAGCAAGAGAAGCAACGAAAGAATTGATCGAACTTGCGGAACTTCTGGGTTCTCCTGTTGCAACTACCCTGCAAGGATTGAGCGTATTTCCGGGAGACCATCCTCTTCATACCGGGATGGGATTCGGGCCTTATTCCGTTCCTGCAGGAGAAGCCGCTTTTGAAAATTGCGATTGTCTCTTAGCGATCGGTACAAGGTTTTCAGAGATCCCTACCGGAAGTTTCAGTATGAAAGTGCCTGAAAATCTGATCCATATAGATGTGAATCCGGATGTATTCTCTAAGAACTATCCTGCTAAATCCGAGTTAGAAGGAGACGCCAAACATATATTAGGTGCTATCTTAGAAAAATTGAAGAAGGAAGGAATTCAGAAAAAAGGATCCGAGAAAATGAAGGATCTAATTCTGAAAAAGAAAAAAGAATACGAAGAAGAATGGGAAAAACATTCCGTTCCGGATAAAGTGAATCCTTCTATTTTCTTTCGAGAGCTGCGTAAACAAATGAAAGAAGAAGATATCCTAGTTGTGGACGACGGGAATCATACTTTTTTAGCCGCAGAACTATTCCCGGCAATCCGCTCTAAAACATTTATTTCTCCTAGTGATTTTAATTCTATGGGGTATTGTGTACCTGCTTCTATAGGAGCTAAGATCGCAAATCCGGATCGGAATATTGTAGGTATTGTTGGCGACGGTGCATTTTTAATGACCGGGTTAGAGTTACTCACCGCTAGTACGAATTCTATCGGGGTAGTGATTTGTGTGTTTTATGACGGAGAGCTAAGCCAGATCTCTCAAGGCCAACAGATACCTTATTCCCGTAAAACTTGCACCATTCTTGGAGAATTACAATTAGAGGGTATCGCAAAAGGAACGGGTGCTGCTTATCTTTCTCTAAAGGCGAATGAAAACATTGAGTCAGTGCTTCAACAAGCGTTTCGTATCTCGGGAGAAGGAAGACCGGTCATCGTGGATATAAAGATAGATTATTCTAAAGCAACTAGATTTACTAAGGGAGTGGTCCAGGCCAATCTAGGAAGATTTCCTTTAGGGGAAAAATTCAGATTTATCGGCCGTGCTCTTTGGAGAAAATTGACAGGCTAAAGCTTATTCTTCATGTATTTTATAGCTCTATTATTCCATTTTTTCGCGGCTGCCTTTTGGGTGGGTGGAATGCTTTTTTTTGTGCTGATCTTTCGTCCCGTATACAAGGATAAGGAGCTTTCGGACGTTAAAACCCTGTTATTACTTAAAATCGCGTTACAATTCCGGAAACTTTCTTATTATGTATTTGTAATATTATTGGCATCCGGGATAAGTATCGCCTATTTGAAGGGATACTTTGAGGTTTATTCTCAGTTCTCTTACTGGATATCCCCTCATGGGAGCATTTTTCTCGTAAAAATGCTCCTCTTCCTTCTGCTGCTTCTTAGTTCTATTCTACATGATTTTTTGATAGGTCCAACCGCGTTTAAGGATATGGAAAAGGGGATCAAATCGGATAGTAGGAGTAGGAAATACGCTTCCATTTTCGGAAGGATCAACCTTCTCATCTCTTTATTGATCGCAGTGTTAGGTCTTGCGTATTCTAGGGGTTTTACGTTTTAGAGTACCTTCTACCCTAAATATGTATTAGAAAAATTTTTTTAATTCTTCCTTATTCAAAACTTCTATCATACCTCTTTCCGGATTTATGATCCCTTGGTCCTTAAGTTGTTTGAGTGCTCTTGAAAAAGTTTCAGGTCTCAATGCGAGCATGGATGCGATCTGAGAATGCGCAAGAGTTGCTTGGCTCTCAGGTAAATAATACAAGAAGTGAGCGACTCTTTGCAGGGAATCCATGGTCATTCCGCGATTAATGGAAAGATTTAAGGCTTGTATCTTACTGAACAAGGATTGGATCAAAAGGTGATTTAAAGGGATGTCCGTTTTTATTCTTTCACGCAGCTCTTTAAAAGGAAGGGAAAGAACTGCTCCATCCGTTACGAATCTGCCCGAGGCAGGAAAGGGGATCCCGTTGATAAGTGCAAGTTCCGCGATCATCGAAACCGGATTAAAAAAATTCAGAGTGATCTCATTAGAACTGGAATCATATTTAAATATCTGTAGTTTACCCTCTATAAGAAGATGCAAACAATCGGTCTCATCGCCTTGGTGAAATAAGAATTCGTCTTTTTTTAGGATACGTTTTCTTCCGGCGGAAAAGATCGATAACATCTCTTCCTTAGATATTTCATCGAAGATCATTAATCCCATATCTTACTCATTATCATTCGATTCTTTTCTATATGTTTTGACGATCTGAAAACGGTTAACTCGATCTGCAGACCGTATGACAATTATCATCGGCGGCTTTTGTATTGGATTGATCCGGGTCAAGGTGCTTCTTCTCCGAACGTAGTTAGATGAGTTGAAGTCCGGTCATAGGATCTGATCGCAGAAAACTAAAGATCCGGACTCTCGGGTGTTTATGAAGATAATTAAGAATATCATAAAATTCGGTAAGATCACTCCGGTACTGTTAGGTTTAATCGCTTTCTCTTATTGCGGGAAAGAAAAACCGGCAGAGGCCGAGAGTTCTGTCGGTAGTAAAGGGATAGGGCCCGTCACTTCTGTTACGTTAGGCGCATTAGATGAAGGGATGGCTCAAAAAGGGAAACAGAACTTCGAAACAAAATGTAGTGCCTGTCATAAATTCGAAGAGAAGGTCGTAGGACCTGCACTAAAAGGAGTAACTGAGAGAAGGACTCCTGAGTGGATCATGAACATGATCTTGAATCCTATGGAAATGACACAGAAGGATCCTATCGCTCAAGAACTTCTCGCAGAACATTTGACCCAGATGACTTTCCAAAACGTACAGGAATCTGAGGCCAGAGAGATCCTGGAATATCTTAGAAAAATGGATAAGAAATAAGGGAGGAAGAAAATGAAAAAACACAAATTCAGGAATCTTGTGCCTTTCGGACTGATGATCTTCATCGGTTTAGGGTACGGATGTAAGGGTGGGGCGGCGACCGCTGCTCTCGCTTCCGATGCAGCGAAACGTGTGTATGTTGCACCGGGAGAAAAGGACGAAGTTTACGCCTTCCTTTCCGGAGGATTCAGCGGCCAAATGTCCGTCTACGGAATTCCTTCTGCTCGTTTATTCAAGATCATTCCGGTCTTCTCGGTCTTTCCGGAGAACGGTTACGGATATGATGAAGAAACTAAGAACATGCTTAGAACTACTCATGGATATGTTCCTTGGGACGATAGTCACCATATAGAAGCATCCATGACCGATGGAAAACAAGATGGTCGTTGGTTGTTCTTGAATGCAAACAACACTCCTAGACTTGCTCGGATCGATTTGAAGTCTTTTGAAACTAAGGAGATCATCGAGATCCCTAACAGTGCGGGTAACCATGCTTCTCCTTTTGCCACCGAAAACACAGAGTATCTGATGGCGGCGACTAGGTTCTCCGTTCCGATCCCTCAGGCAAGTGTTCCTATAGAAAATTTCTCTAAAGGAGATTTTAAAGGAACAGTTTCTATGGTGAAGGTGGACCCTAAATCCGGAAGACTTTCTATCGAGCTTCAGATCCTTGTTCCAGGTTTTGATTACGATCTATCACACTGCGGAAAAGGAAAATCCCACGATTGGTGCTTCTTTACATCTTATAACTCCGAACAGGCATATAAGATGATAGAAGTAGGAGCTTCTAAGAATGATAAGGACTATATCTTAGCATTCAACTGGGTCCGTGCAAAACAATGTTTGGACCAAGGAAAGGCGTCTAACTTTGGTGGAGAATATTATAGAAATTATCTACCGGAGAACCAACCCGTGATCTCCGAAAAGTTGAGCGGAGTGAAAATGCTCCAACCTAAGGACTGTCCTGGGGTCATGTATTATATGCCTACTCCTAAAAGTCCTCACGGAACGGACGTGGATCCTACGGGAGAATATATCGTAGGAGGAGGAAAACTCGCTACTGTTATTCCGGTCCACTCCTTCTCTAAACTTATGGATGTGAAAGATAAACCGGAACATAGATCCGGAATGATCATGGATATCCCGGTTTTAAAATACGAATCCACTCTTGCCGGAGAAGTTAAAAAACCTTGTTTAGGTCCTTTGCATACGGAGTTTGACGGAAAGGGATATGCTTATACTTCCTGTTTCGTAAGTTCCGAAGTTGTAAAATGGGAATTGGGGACCTGGGAAGTTGTACAACATCTTCCTGCTTATTATAGTGTAGGACACCTTTCAATCGTAGGTGGAAGTTCCAAAGATCCGTACGGAAAATATCTGATCGCATTGAATAAGATCACTAAGGATAGATATCTTCCGGTAGGTATGGAATTACCTCAGAGTGCCCAGCTCTACGATATTTCCGGAGGTAAAGCGGAACTTCTCTCCGATTTCCCTACGGTAGGAGAGCCTCACTATTCTCAAATGATCCCTGCAAAACTTCTTATGGATAAGGCTGCAAAAATCTATCCATTAGAAGAAAATAAACATCCTTATGCGATCAAGAACGAGAAGGATGCGAGAGTTGTTCGTGAAGGAAATACAGTTCGTGTTTATATGACACAGATACGTTCTCACTTTAAACCGGACACTATCGAAGTGAGAAGCGGAGACACCGTATTTTTCCATGTGACTAACTTGGAACAAGACTTCGATATTCCGCACGGTTTTGCAGTGGGTGGGGCGCCTGAGATGCCTAACCTTCTGATCATGCCGGGACAGACCAGGACTTTCAAATGGAAAGCGCCTAAGCCTGGAATATATCCTTTCTACTGCACGGATTTCTGTTCGGCTCTTCACCAAGAAATGCAGCAGTACATTAGGGTGCTTCCTTAAACGAGGGATCTTATGCAGGAACTTCTCTTAAAGAAGATCTCCAAAATGAACCGGCTCCTAATTTTAGGAGTCGGTCTTTTGTTGATATCAGTTTATTTTTTGCCTATCTGGCATATATCGTTAGCCGCCCCCCAGTATCCGGAAGGTTTGGGAATGAAGATCTGGATCGATAAGATTACCGGTTCTTCTACTTATGATCTTCAGAATATCAATTTACTGAATCATTATATAGGAATGCATGAGATCGTTTCGGAATCCGTTCCGGAATTATTGTTTATGCCGTATGTTTTGGGATTTTTGATCTTCGGGGCATTCGTAACATTTCTTCTTCCGAGAGTGTATCTGATCGTTTTAGGAATTCTGAATATTGTAATATTGGGGATCTTAGGAATGTATGATTTTTGGAGATGGGAATATAATTACGGCCATAATCTTAATCCTGATGCTCCTATCGTGGTTCCGGGGATGGCCTACCAACCTCCGCTTTTGGGATGTAAGGAGATGTTGAATATCACCGCTTGCAGTTTCCCTTCTTGGGGAGGGATCATTCTGTTCGCGACCCTCGGGATCCTTGTTTTTATACTATGGAATGAGAAGAGGAGGATGGATGTTTCGAAATAGATCCGGTTTTCGGACTATCATTCTACTCTTGTTAGGTTCGATTTCGGTTTTCTGTTCTAAAAGAGAACCGATCCTTCCTGAATTCGGAAGGGAACTTTGCGCTCATTGTTCTATGGCAATCGTGGATAAACGTTTCCATGTTCAGTTATTAACGGAGAAGGGGAGACGATACTATTTCGATTCCATAGAATGTTCTCATTCTTTTGAAAAATCCGCAAGGTATTCTTCCGGATCAGTATGGTTTGCGGATTTCGAAAATCCGGGTCAAATGATCCCTGAAGATATGGCAGTGCTCATAAAATCTTCGGAGCTACGTTCTCCTATGGGAGAAGGTCTTGCGGCATTCTCCTCTATGGGCCGAGCAAAAGATTTTTTGAATACTCATAAAGGCTCTATCTGGAGTCGAAACAATGAAAAAGATCATTGATCTGCATCCTGAAGATTATAGGACCGGCTTTAGACATTCGCGATTGATTGCGATGTTCTCCTTCTTCTTTTGTCTAACTACTTCAGATATTTTTTCCAAAGAAATAGAAGTATGTACGGATCAGTGCGGCTTCTCCACTATTCAAGCTGCGATCGATTCCGCGAATTCCGGGGATACGATCCGGATCGGAAAAGGTATCTATCGAGAAGGTATGATATCGATTTCGAAACCTTTAGTTTTGGAAGGTTCGACCGGTGCTACCCTGGATGGAAAAAAAGAAAAACATGTGTTGGATATTCGATCCAATCATGTCGTAATTCGAGGATTGAACATCATAGGAAGTGGAGTTTCGGATACCTCGGAGTATGCCGGAGTTCATGCAGAAAAAATAAAATACTGCGTAATAGAGAATAATACTTTTGAGGACAATGCGTACGCGATCTATCTGGCAGAAACGGAAGATTGTGCCGTGCGAAGGAATATTTCGACTGGGAATGCGGTAAATGAAGTTTCCGGAGGGAACGGGATCCATCTTTGGTCTTCTAAGGGAACCAGGATAGAAGGGAACGAATTAAAAAAACACAGGGACGGCATCTATCTGGAGTTTTCGAGTAATCTTAAGATAGAGGATAATATTTCACACGATAATATCCGTTATGGAATGCACTTTATGTTCTCTTCGGATAATGATTTTAGGGGGAACAGATTCGAAAATAACTCGGCGGGAGTCGCCGTGATGTATAGTAAAAATATTCTGATCGAAAATAACAGCTTCGAAAATAACTGGGGGGATAGTTCTTACGGACTTTTGTTGAAGGAAATCTCCGAGAGTATTCTTACAAAGAACTCATTCATACATAATACCGTGGCGGTCTTTGCGGACGGATGTAATCGAAATTATTTTACTCATAATGAGCTGAAAGATAACGGATGGGGAGTGAAAATTTTAGGTAATAGTGAATCCAATCAATTCGTACAAAACGAATTCAAAGAGAATGTATTCGATATCAGCACTAATACGAAACACAGCACGAATTCGTTTAGAGAAAATTTTTGGGATAGTTACGACGGTTACGATCTGGATCTGGATAGATTCGGGGACATTCCTCATAAGCCGGTTCATTTTTTCGGATATTGGGTGGTAGTTTATCCTTTTCTAATGGTTCTTTATAATTCCCCGGTTGTGAACTTTTTACAAGCGATTGAAAAGGCTTTTCCGATAGTTACCCCGATCGATTTGGAAGATCCAAAACCTAAGATGAGGAGTCATGTATGATGAGGGTAAAAGATTTAACCGTTCAATATGGAAGATCACTTGCCGTTAAAGGGATTTCTTTCGATGCGGAAGAGGGGCATATTCTATCTTTGATCGGCCCAAATGGTTCCGGAAAAAGTTCAGTCCTCAAAAGTATCGTAGGTTTAGTAAAACCTGCCCGGGGGCATATAGAATTTGTGGGAAAGGAAGAAGAGCGGGTTAACTCTAAGATCGGATATATGCCCCAATCCCCTTTATTCCCAAAAAATGTAAAGGTATCCGAACTTGTGGATTTTCTAAAAAAACTGGAATCTTCCGATCCGGAGGAATTCCGGGAATTATTCGATCTACTAGGTTTAAAGGATTATGAAAATATAAAGTTCGGGGCTTTGTCCGGGGGTACAAAACAAAAAGTAAATATTCTACAATGTTTTTCGATACGTAAGCCTGTGTATATAGTGGATGAGCCTACTGCAAGCTTAGATCCTTATATTTCTAATCTTTTAAAGGAAATATTGCTTCGAAAAAAGAAAGAAGGGGCTTTGCTTATTTTTTCCACTCATATCTTAAGTGAAGTGGAGGAGATCGCGGATCGTTTTTTGCTTATGTCGGAAGGTTCTCTATTAATCGATGATTCACCTGGAAATTTCGTAAAAAATAGGGATAGAGGGAATCTTCAGAATACGTTAATGGAATTTTGGAATACCAAGTATTCGGAAAGAATATGAAAGAGCTAATCTTATTCGAACTCAGAGAAAATATCAGAAGCAAATGGATGTTCGTGTTCGCAGGCTTTCTTGCAATTTCTGCAGGAGCGCTTAATTATTTTGGGGACGAAAGCGGGGGAAGATTAGTGGTGAGTCAAATGAATTTGGTATTATTCGTCGTTCCTTTATTTTGCATTACATTTGCCGGATTAACATTTAATGATTCTCTTCCTTTTGCAGAAGTACTTCTCTCTAAATCACTGACCAGATCTCAGTATTTTTTCGGAAAATACTGCGGGGTAAGCCTATCTCTTTTTTTAAGTTTTCTGATCGGGCTCGGAATTTCTGGAGTTCCACTTTTCTTCAGCGAACCTAAACTCGCGATCTTATTCTCCGAGTTGATCTTTTTCGGAACCGTGCTGATCTTAGTATTCGTTTCTTTGGGATTTTTATTAGCTTCCTTCTTTAAAAAAGGGGAATTGATCGTTTCAGGAGCCTTACTCGTTTGGTTATATTTCTTTTTACTTTTTGATTCATTCGTGTTTATGCTGAGTATTTATTTGGGAGATTATCCTGTAGAGATCCCTGCATTACTCGTAATTCTATTTAATCCGGTCGATCTGGTGAGGATTTTGATCATTCTGCAGACTAAGGCTTCCGTACTGCTCGGATTCTCCGGAGCATTTTTGATCAGAAGTTTAGGAACATCGATGGTAGTTCTATTATCTATCTTGTTCCTAACGTTTTGGGTTCTGATACCTTTACACATTTCATATAAAAGATTTTTAGTTCGAAATTTTTAAAAAAGAAGAAGGCCCGCAATACAAAACCGATCCGGGCCTTCTACACTTTATATTAAAGATCGTAACGAACGAATACATTGAACATTGTCTGCATTGCAAGTTGAGGTCCGTTCAAATGTTGGTGGAAAGGTTTGCCAAGTTCGAAACCGAATCTAATTTTTTCATCTAAAAGGAAATTCATCCCGACTAATGCGTCCGTGCGATTTCCTCCTTGTCGATTCGGATCGTTTTGAGGATCCATCTTAGGGTCCAAAGAACCGTCTTGCCCTTTGATATTATCCCAATAAACCGCTTGTACTCTGATAGATACGCTTGTCCAAGAAAATATAGAATAAGCGATCCATGAACTCAGTTCATATATATTCCCGAAACGATATTGGTTCTGATTTTTCGAGCTGCGCAGATTTGCGTTCCCTCCTAGTCCCCAAGAGAATCGATTCGATTTTCCGGAATAAGCTATCCCGGGTAAATAATTGATCGTTCCGGTTCCCGGCTGCATATTATAGGGAACTTTTTGATTTCCCATCATAGGCATCCAATCTCGTTCATCAATGGAACCGGTGGGAAGAGAGATCCCAAAATTCAGAAAGAATTCGTGATCATTCCGTTTGAGTATACGGTGTGCCGCGGAAAAAGAAATATCTCCCACTCCTCCCGACTTCATAGCAGAAGAATCGAAATTACTAGTTTCCATCATCATTTGGTTTTTTATTACCGGGACCATGAACATGATCATCGTATCGTCCGAAATACCGTACATCGCACTCGTCATATAAGATTCCATTAACATGGATTTAGGAACCGACATATAACGATATCCGTTAACGGATGTTTGAGGAATGCTCGGTCCTCCCGTCAGCAGGCTCCCGCTCGGCATAGAAACGCTCGGATCGAATTGAGGGAACCAAAGAGTTTCATAAGTCCCCATGGATCTGCTTCCGTTCAGCAGTCCCGACATCTGCATTCCCATATAGCGAAAATCCAAAACCCAAGAACCTTTGTTATGAACATGAGGGAACATTAGACCTGCAGGTGCGATCTGATCTGCCCTCGATCCGTGGTGATGGCCTTGTTCTTTAGATCCATTACGGTGATGAGCGTGAGGATCCGTTTCTTCTACAGGCTTAGGTACATCGATCTCGCCCGAGAAAATATTATGAAAAGAAAATATAATTAAAAAAGAAAAAATGAAAACGTGATACTTCATGATCACCTCCAAGTATCCGGACCAAAAAAAGAGGGCCGCTTATGCGGCCCCAGTGGAAACAATCAGTCGACTTGGGACAAAATCGAACCGATCGTGAAAGACGTTAGTTTTGCTCCATTCAAAATGAAGCCGATCCTATCTCCGGAATAGGCAGGCACGCTCATCATCTGCATGACCGGGAACATCATCATGGAATTTCTTTCCGCCTGAGTGACCTCGGAACAGGCTTTGGGCCAGGCGTTGATCCATTGCTCCGAACTTGCGTATTGGAAGTCGATACAGTAGGTGTAATTCGTATCAGGGGATAAGGCAGCGGTTCCTTTACTCACGACCGCAAAGTTCCCCGACATATCGGAGTAGAATTGTTCCTTGGTTGAATCCGTTAGCCGGAATGCAGGACCTGAGATGGGAGTTCCGGATCCGTAGACATATATTGTCAGACTTCCGCCGGTTTTAAGCGAGAAGGAGACTTCCACATTTGTTCCTCCATTTGAACCGGGAAGAACAACATTACCCAGGCTGGAGAATGAAGAATCCGAGGAATTTCCACTCAATCCTTTTTCCAGATTGGGGGTATTTCCGCTGAATCCGAGTCCTTCTATATCGCTTGGAGAACAATTTTGGATATCATATCTTGTGCGCTTGGGATGCACATATGAGAGAGTGTTCGAGATCGGAGTTAAACTTTGGGTAGAACATCCTTCCTTTGCAGCTACTCCTAGGACGAGAGTCTGCAGTAGTTGTTGTTCTGAAGAAGTTCCGTTCGACAAAGAACCCAACTGGGAACAGTCGAAATGGAAGAAAGAGAGAATGATCGCGGTTATTGAAATATGACGTGATAGCATATTTACTTTCCTTTATATTATGAATATACACTTATGATCTCTTCTAGAACGGTATATGTTATTCTAGAAGACGGATACGATTAGGCTAAGGAAAGATGTTTGGGCGGGCGTTTGAATTTTCGGTTATGGGCTTTGGACAATTCTGCGGAGTATAGATCCTTCATTTCGAAGGAGGGTCCGAGAACTGGAATAATATAAATCCTAGGTATGATTACATAATAGGAAAAAACCCTGATTTGAGAGTATATCCGATCCGAATTCTCTTTTTTGCATCTACATTCATGAACGGTTGATTTCGGATCGGAATGGCAGTTTATACGATCCTGTTTTTCGGGATCGGAAGATTTAGTAAGATCAATCTTAGTACGGAAAAAATCGTCCTCTTTGCTTGTATGTGTTTCTTTATCGGAATTATGATTACAGTGACAGATCAAATTTCCTAAAAATAATTTTTCAAATATGCTGCCTTCCGCAGGAACAAGCAGGCGTGGAAAAAAGATCAAAATTAAGGAATAGGCTGTAATCGTTTTCATCTCGAGAGACTCTAACGTATCGAATTTAACTCCTTATGATCTGAAAATGCATTGATTGTGGTCAATCTGAGAGGATAAAAACCTTTATAGGATTTTGATTTATCTCAAGAGTTGGATTGGTGTTTGGAAAGGAGGACGAATGTCTTTGCCTTGCTCAATATTTTTTGAAAAGGTAAAAAGTAGATCCTAAAAAGATTTTCGAAGTTGCTATCTTCTTCTTCCTTTAAACCGAAAACCGTATTTTCTGCTTCTCCTTTCTCCGGAATATAAAGACTTCCGAAAAGGATATCCCAAAACGCGAAAGATACTCCTATGTTCTTGTTTTGAAGGTTAATATCAGTACTATGATGGATTTGATGTTGAGCAGGACTTAAAAATATTCTGCTCAACCATTTGGGAAATCTAAGACCTATATGAGAATGCCTTAAATTCGCATATAGGTTAAATACGAAAATTCCCGCATTCACTCCTAAAAAAGACAACATATTGATCCCATTCGGAAATAAAAAAACGGCAAACCCGGTTATGATCCCCGAACAAATAGCTCCGAACGAATTTACTAAGATAGCTTCCACAGGATGTACTCTATACACTGTGAGAGGATTTAATACTTTTGCGGAATGATGTAATTTATGGAATTCCCAGAGAAATGTTTTATGAAGAAGCCAATGGGCGAAAAATCTTCCGAAATCGTTCGCAAGCCAAAATAAAATGGAATAAATTATAATAAAAAAGGTCCCGGGAGAGGAAAGATGATTTGTCTCTCCGAATATTTTAAACAGAGATCCACTGATGTATGTGGATACAACTGCTCCGGATATAACGAAATAACTGAAGAAGAGTGCGAATAAGAACGTATTTATTAAATAATACTTATAATCTAATAAGGCGGATCTATGCAACCAGATCTTCTTAGAAAGATTTTCACGAAGATAGTCCTTGGATCTAAATCCTTTTTCCTTCCGACTTCTCCATACGATCAATAGTAGAGTGAACAGGATCGAACTTAAAATATAGAACCAATATATCTTTACGGAAGGAAGAAATATGATCCGTATCGGACTTAAAAGAGAACGAAAAATCTCAGGCACTGGTGAATGCTCTCGGGCTTATTAAAATTTTAGAATATTGAACCGCAAATATCAAAAACGAGATTATCCAGAATATTGCGGAAAACAGATAAGCTTCCCTGTACTTATTCAATAAGGGAAGAAATACCCTGGCTACAACCGCTAAGTTAATCAAAATATATCCAAGGATTATCGATTTGGAAGCTCTAATCGGCCTGCCCGTATGACCAAGTGAAACCCTAGTGATCATACCGTATATAAAAACTCCTATTCCTCCTACGGTGAAGATATGAAAGGCGGAAGAAGTGGGAAAAAATCCTAAATGAGAAAGTCCATATGCTAAAAATCCGGAGCATAACCAGAAATAACCCGAATGTAAGATCCAGAGGATCGGCACCTTTTTGGATTTCCAAGGTTCCCAGAAAAGCCAGCGAGAATAGTTTAACATTCCGAAAGCGAGACAAAATAATCCTGCAAATGGAATGATCTCAGAAAACCAGAAAGCACAAGCTTCTATTATTAAAAATATAAATCCTCCGTATCTAATCAAACTTTCTAATTTTAGAAATCTTTTCGGACTTGAACCTGGGATAGCTGCCGAAGTGAAGAAGGGCATAATCCTTCCTCCGATAAGTATGACAAATTGAAGTATTACAAAAAGAGAAAGATGAATAAAATGTAAACTCCATCCCTCCGGTAAAATATTCAAAAATGAGAACGCAGTCAATATATGAAGTAAGAATAATAGAAAGTAAGTAACCGCAACAACGCGGTTATGTTCCTGGCCTTTTGCGAATAAGGGTGGTGCCAGATAAAAAAGTACAAGTAGATCACAATACAGGTCTGCAGTAAGTGCAAGATAGGAAAGATATTGGTTGGATAAAAATCCGAATCGACCCAAAAACCAGA
This genomic interval carries:
- a CDS encoding thiamine pyrophosphate-binding protein; protein product: MKKTGAELIVYALEQIGVKFTFGIPGVHNTELYDQLNISKSITPYLVTHECGAAFMADAISRTSESIGTLVIVPAAGATHALSGIGEAYLDGIPMLIISGGVRTDSGKKFQLHQIDQSGFLKGITKKFFRVETHEEIIPIIFEAYEVATEDEAGPVFIEIPVNIQLFSGKVSYIPKFTPERNVWKINEAALEQACDLLKNSSHPGIFAGWGAREATKELIELAELLGSPVATTLQGLSVFPGDHPLHTGMGFGPYSVPAGEAAFENCDCLLAIGTRFSEIPTGSFSMKVPENLIHIDVNPDVFSKNYPAKSELEGDAKHILGAILEKLKKEGIQKKGSEKMKDLILKKKKEYEEEWEKHSVPDKVNPSIFFRELRKQMKEEDILVVDDGNHTFLAAELFPAIRSKTFISPSDFNSMGYCVPASIGAKIANPDRNIVGIVGDGAFLMTGLELLTASTNSIGVVICVFYDGELSQISQGQQIPYSRKTCTILGELQLEGIAKGTGAAYLSLKANENIESVLQQAFRISGEGRPVIVDIKIDYSKATRFTKGVVQANLGRFPLGEKFRFIGRALWRKLTG
- a CDS encoding copper resistance protein CopD, which encodes MYFIALLFHFFAAAFWVGGMLFFVLIFRPVYKDKELSDVKTLLLLKIALQFRKLSYYVFVILLASGISIAYLKGYFEVYSQFSYWISPHGSIFLVKMLLFLLLLLSSILHDFLIGPTAFKDMEKGIKSDSRSRKYASIFGRINLLISLLIAVLGLAYSRGFTF
- a CDS encoding Crp/Fnr family transcriptional regulator, whose protein sequence is MLSIFSAGRKRILKKDEFLFHQGDETDCLHLLIEGKLQIFKYDSSSNEITLNFFNPVSMIAELALINGIPFPASGRFVTDGAVLSLPFKELRERIKTDIPLNHLLIQSLFSKIQALNLSINRGMTMDSLQRVAHFLYYLPESQATLAHSQIASMLALRPETFSRALKQLKDQGIINPERGMIEVLNKEELKKFF
- a CDS encoding c-type cytochrome, producing the protein MKIIKNIIKFGKITPVLLGLIAFSYCGKEKPAEAESSVGSKGIGPVTSVTLGALDEGMAQKGKQNFETKCSACHKFEEKVVGPALKGVTERRTPEWIMNMILNPMEMTQKDPIAQELLAEHLTQMTFQNVQESEAREILEYLRKMDKK
- the nosZ gene encoding Sec-dependent nitrous-oxide reductase, which gives rise to MIFIGLGYGCKGGAATAALASDAAKRVYVAPGEKDEVYAFLSGGFSGQMSVYGIPSARLFKIIPVFSVFPENGYGYDEETKNMLRTTHGYVPWDDSHHIEASMTDGKQDGRWLFLNANNTPRLARIDLKSFETKEIIEIPNSAGNHASPFATENTEYLMAATRFSVPIPQASVPIENFSKGDFKGTVSMVKVDPKSGRLSIELQILVPGFDYDLSHCGKGKSHDWCFFTSYNSEQAYKMIEVGASKNDKDYILAFNWVRAKQCLDQGKASNFGGEYYRNYLPENQPVISEKLSGVKMLQPKDCPGVMYYMPTPKSPHGTDVDPTGEYIVGGGKLATVIPVHSFSKLMDVKDKPEHRSGMIMDIPVLKYESTLAGEVKKPCLGPLHTEFDGKGYAYTSCFVSSEVVKWELGTWEVVQHLPAYYSVGHLSIVGGSSKDPYGKYLIALNKITKDRYLPVGMELPQSAQLYDISGGKAELLSDFPTVGEPHYSQMIPAKLLMDKAAKIYPLEENKHPYAIKNEKDARVVREGNTVRVYMTQIRSHFKPDTIEVRSGDTVFFHVTNLEQDFDIPHGFAVGGAPEMPNLLIMPGQTRTFKWKAPKPGIYPFYCTDFCSALHQEMQQYIRVLP
- a CDS encoding nitrous oxide reductase accessory protein NosL is translated as MFRNRSGFRTIILLLLGSISVFCSKREPILPEFGRELCAHCSMAIVDKRFHVQLLTEKGRRYYFDSIECSHSFEKSARYSSGSVWFADFENPGQMIPEDMAVLIKSSELRSPMGEGLAAFSSMGRAKDFLNTHKGSIWSRNNEKDH